DNA sequence from the Rhizobium lusitanum genome:
ATGATTGGCATTGCCACCCTCCGCATTGCTTGAAGCGACATCGACCATCTCACGCACTCCCTATGGCGAATAACATTTCCCCTTTAAGCGCGGTTGATGAACCTCTCGTGACGCATACGGAGATCTTCCCGCACGCATTGGCTGGTCGCGCGCTCGCGCGGCTCATCGAAAGCGTGTTGCTCGTTAAGCGCTAATATTTGCGGAAGATACCACAACTTCCCGTTCAACATCCTGATTTCGCCGCGAAAACGCCTTGTTCGGTTCAGCCGGCGTTCAGCTCCCCGGGCCTTAAATTAGCGTGTAAGGGACTTGGATAGAGGTCTATCAAAATGAGATTATCTGTATTTGCCATCGCTGCCGTGCTCGGTGGACTAGCCATATCTTCGGCAGAAGCAATGCCCGTTCCCGCCGTCGGGTCCACACCCGCTGTCGGGACCGTAGCTGCGGCGCCGGTCGTCAAGGTCGATTATGCCTGCGGCCGCGGCTGGCGTCTGACACGTTGGGGTGAATGCCGACCGAGACGCATGGGTCCGCCGCGCGGCTACGGTTGGGGATATGATCGGCCGCCACCGCCGCGCGGCTGGTATGGCCATCGCCCTCATCGCGATCGATGGGAACGTGACGGCTGGCGCGAGCGCCGCCGGGATTGGTAAAAAACAAGACACCCCGCCGTCAGGTCACGGCGGGGTGTCGTTTATTCTATCGCAAGCGGTTTTGTCCGCAGACCACGTGCGGTCCACCACATGCTGACCGCGAGTGCCAGTAGCGCCAGCAGGATCGTCGTCAGGCTTTTGGCATGCAAGACAATGTCTAAGAGCTTTGGCCGGATCAGATCGGCTGTGTTGAAGCTTTCGCCGCTGAACCGGCAAAGAATGAGCGACAGATTGTTCCGCACGAGAGCAGCGTCGATTTCGGAGACGAGATCGCCGGCGGCGACCATTTCGTCCTTCATGGTCCGCATCTGCAGCAGCACCGCCTTGGCGGCGGCGAGATAGGCATGTGAACATTCGTTGAAGGGACTTTCCTCGTCGCTGATACCTCCCGGCATCACGCCCCAGAGGCAATAGCTGCGCTGGATCTGCGCAAAATTCAGCATACGGCGGAAGGTCTCGTCTGTATCCGTTGCCGTCACGGCAAGCGCGACGATACGTCCATAATAGGGATCGATCACCGCCATTTCGCCATGCGTCAGGCTTGGTATTGGAATGCCGGCATGACTCCCGGACGACCCACCGCCATGGGCTGCAACCGGTATCGGCAAGGCCAGCGCCATCAAGCAGATGAGCCAAAGCAGTGCGCCACCGCCCGTCAGGCGTTTCCCGCGCACAAAACCATGCGCGGGATGCGTTGAGCGTATCATCTCAGGCCCGGCGCAGTGCCGTGCGACCATAGCGAACCTGCGGCAGATCGCGCTCGGCCCATGCCCCGAAGGCAAGGCCGAGTGTCGCCCACAGGATGGCGTGCATCCCGAGCGACGTGATCCGGAACTGCCAGAGAACGATAGCCGAGAACTGCTCCGGCACCTCGTTGATCGGCGGCAGCAGATACTGGATCAGCCCGATGAAGACGAAATAGCCGATGCCGGCTAGGATCACGCCGTTCCACGAACCGTAACGCGCTACAAGCCGGCGTCCGAACCCGACTGCGACGATCATGCCGACGATGGAAGCCACGATCATGATGAAGAACAGTTCAGTCCTGGCGCCGATCGTGTCCGGATTGCCGACCGCTGGCGGGTTTGCCGGATATTTGAGGTCGGGAACGAGGGAGATTGCCACGAAAGCCGCGATTGCGAGCAACGCGGCCGTACCGCGTGCGCCGAGCGAGCTGATGCGGCCATAGACAAAGGCAAACACCAGCGCGAACAATCCGCCGACCGCCGTTGCGTAGATCAGGCTGCCGGTGAGGAGACCGACGCCGGCCTGCGTGGCGCGACTGACGATTTCCGGCTCAGATGCTTCCCCGGCGGCAAGCGCCGCCTTTTCCTCAAAGCCGATCGCCCAATCGACGAGTGGTTCGCCGAAGATGCGGGCGTAGATAAAAATGAGAATACCAGCGAGCGCTCCGACCAGCATGCCGCGGAGCAAAAGACGTCCAACCATGTTTTTGATCCCTTAGTGGCAGGGGAAACCGAGCAGATGACGGGCGTCATGCACGAATTCGTGCACATACATGCCCGAGATCAGCGACGTCGCGCCTTCCTCGGCGCCGACGAAGTAGATCGCCAACAGCATCAAAAGACCGGCGAAGATCGCCCAGGGCAGGATTTGGCCGAGTGGGATCGGCGTCGGGATCGCGGATGGTGCGAATACGGTGTCAGACATTTCATTCCCTCTTCAGAAAAGCGCGTTCCATTTGCGGAAGGGTTTTTTACGGGAAGGGTCTGGCTCTCTCGGGGCGGTATCCGCCCGTCGATTACAGTGGCGCGACCGCGCCGGGATTTCACCGGCTTCCACACCCGTAAGTCTAAGTTTATATCTGGCTGCAAAGACGATTGTCAATCAACACGCCCGCTGCCCGCCAGGGTGGTCTCGGCGTATCCGCTCCGAGGAAATCCTATATCATGAAAGCGCATCTCAGCTGGGTTTGCCACGGGCCGACCGAGGCCAACCGCAACGGCCGTTTTCCGGCCGACGAACCGCTGGAGGCCAAGGCCGCGCAGCAGGCCCGGATCCTTGCCGAACAGCTCGAAACGGTGGACCGGGCCTGGTCAAGCCCGGCTCTCAGGGCGCGCCAGACTGCCGCGGCCCTTGGGCTTGACGGCGTGACCGAGCCTGCCTTCCGCGAGTGCGACTACGGTCGCTGGCAGGGCAAGAGCATTGCCGACCTCAATAACAGCGATCCGGAAGCCCTGGCGTTCTGGATGCTGGATCTGGATGCGGCGCCGCATGGCGGTGAGGCATTATCCGCAGTCTTTGCGCGTGTCGGCGGCTGGATGAAGGACCATATCGGCGATAGTGGCCACACCGTCGCGGTCACGCACGCGACCGTCATCCGCGCCGCGATCCTGCATGTGCTGCAAGCACCGCCTTCGGCATTCTGGTCGATCGATGTCGAGCCGCTCGGCATCGTG
Encoded proteins:
- a CDS encoding GCG_CRPN prefix-to-repeats domain-containing protein codes for the protein MRLSVFAIAAVLGGLAISSAEAMPVPAVGSTPAVGTVAAAPVVKVDYACGRGWRLTRWGECRPRRMGPPRGYGWGYDRPPPPRGWYGHRPHRDRWERDGWRERRRDW
- a CDS encoding CbtA family protein yields the protein MVGRLLLRGMLVGALAGILIFIYARIFGEPLVDWAIGFEEKAALAAGEASEPEIVSRATQAGVGLLTGSLIYATAVGGLFALVFAFVYGRISSLGARGTAALLAIAAFVAISLVPDLKYPANPPAVGNPDTIGARTELFFIMIVASIVGMIVAVGFGRRLVARYGSWNGVILAGIGYFVFIGLIQYLLPPINEVPEQFSAIVLWQFRITSLGMHAILWATLGLAFGAWAERDLPQVRYGRTALRRA
- a CDS encoding CbtB domain-containing protein is translated as MSDTVFAPSAIPTPIPLGQILPWAIFAGLLMLLAIYFVGAEEGATSLISGMYVHEFVHDARHLLGFPCH
- a CDS encoding histidine phosphatase family protein translates to MKAHLSWVCHGPTEANRNGRFPADEPLEAKAAQQARILAEQLETVDRAWSSPALRARQTAAALGLDGVTEPAFRECDYGRWQGKSIADLNNSDPEALAFWMLDLDAAPHGGEALSAVFARVGGWMKDHIGDSGHTVAVTHATVIRAAILHVLQAPPSAFWSIDVEPLGIVEMTSDGRRWQLRFPNVTR